In the genome of Granulibacter bethesdensis CGDNIH1, one region contains:
- a CDS encoding TonB-dependent receptor family protein, translating to MKISKNLSGYAAVFVCLAPHLGFAQSASPKTVRPASSGLQDTTDTSTVALPELDVIGSTPLLGSGIDKNKVPADSTVLDSKDIALRGAPNMLRALNQQVAGVNLVDSSGNPQQPALLYHGFTASPLQGTEQGLAVYLNGVRFNQAFGDTVNWDLIPNLAIDTLNLEGSNPAFGLNAIGGALSVKMKNGFTYQGGEIDLYGGSFGRMGANLQYGKRIGNVSTYLAGSVLHQDGWRDQQSTDIQNFYGDVGIRNDRAEVHFNLTMANSVLNGPGTSPVQLLQADPAAQFTAPNQISNRYILATVNGNVDVGRNTSLQSNAYYSYFQQRVMNGNSANDFPCNDGSGLMCNSDTGLPSTTRGGSPIAAYLGNNPYSYSELDAQTTNTNSYGTSAQVTNTDDLFGHQNHFVAGGSYDGATTMFGGSSYIGGITPVSRDFIGPGVLLDEPGQNVPVRVGLTNNFFGLFVTDTFDVTDRLSLTVAGRFNSAQIDINQIGGGDVTGNHVYNRFNPSAGLTYKIMPWLTFYGSYAEANRAPTQAELSCVNPAQSCSLANFFTGDPDLKQVVAHTWESGLRGSTHLTADAKLGYKLGLFHTNVDDDIAFVNSVTLDRGFFQNVGQTRRQGVDFHVDYTTKRLMAYLNYSYVDATYQSTFIEDGGSNPVTDANGNITVNPGNRMPGVPQNTVKVGVTYNVTSKWIVGAVGIGQSGTYLFGDPANTNAKLPAFFVVNLNTSYQITPHVQLFGVIMNVTNQKYYTYGTFSPTSSVYLSQAPNATNPRAYSPAAPIGGYGGLKITF from the coding sequence ATGAAAATATCAAAAAATCTTTCAGGCTATGCTGCGGTTTTTGTCTGCCTTGCTCCGCACCTTGGCTTTGCTCAGTCAGCATCACCAAAGACTGTGCGGCCTGCGTCATCCGGTTTACAGGATACGACAGACACAAGCACCGTTGCTCTTCCGGAACTGGACGTCATCGGCAGCACCCCCTTGCTGGGATCCGGAATCGACAAAAACAAAGTACCGGCCGACTCAACGGTGCTGGATTCAAAAGACATCGCCTTACGCGGGGCACCAAACATGCTCCGAGCACTGAATCAGCAGGTTGCAGGCGTCAATCTGGTCGATTCTTCAGGAAATCCACAGCAACCTGCCCTGTTATATCATGGTTTTACGGCGTCCCCTCTACAAGGAACGGAGCAAGGTCTGGCCGTTTATCTCAATGGCGTACGGTTCAATCAGGCTTTTGGCGATACCGTTAATTGGGATCTGATCCCCAACCTGGCGATCGACACACTGAACCTGGAGGGCTCGAACCCGGCGTTTGGCCTGAATGCCATCGGCGGCGCCCTGAGCGTCAAGATGAAAAATGGCTTTACCTATCAGGGCGGAGAAATCGATCTGTATGGCGGATCGTTCGGGCGGATGGGAGCCAATCTGCAATACGGCAAGCGTATCGGCAACGTTTCCACTTATCTTGCCGGCAGTGTGCTGCATCAGGATGGCTGGCGTGACCAGCAATCAACCGATATCCAGAATTTCTACGGTGATGTCGGCATCCGTAATGACCGTGCCGAAGTGCACTTCAACCTGACTATGGCCAATTCGGTCCTGAATGGTCCCGGTACCTCGCCTGTCCAGCTTTTGCAAGCCGATCCAGCAGCGCAGTTCACGGCGCCCAACCAGATATCCAACCGCTACATCCTCGCGACAGTGAACGGTAACGTAGACGTTGGTCGCAACACATCGCTTCAGAGCAACGCCTATTACTCCTATTTCCAACAGAGAGTGATGAACGGCAATTCAGCCAATGACTTTCCCTGCAATGATGGCTCCGGGCTGATGTGCAATTCCGATACCGGTTTGCCCAGCACGACCCGAGGCGGCTCACCGATCGCAGCCTATCTCGGCAATAATCCTTATTCCTATTCCGAGCTGGATGCGCAGACGACCAACACCAACAGCTATGGCACCTCCGCCCAGGTCACCAATACGGACGATCTGTTCGGCCATCAGAATCACTTCGTCGCCGGTGGCAGCTATGACGGTGCCACCACCATGTTCGGAGGCTCCTCCTATATTGGTGGCATCACGCCCGTCTCACGCGACTTTATCGGACCGGGTGTCCTGCTGGATGAACCGGGTCAGAATGTTCCGGTCCGCGTCGGTCTGACCAACAATTTCTTCGGCCTGTTCGTGACCGATACGTTCGACGTGACGGATCGTCTGTCATTGACCGTCGCAGGGCGCTTCAACTCCGCCCAGATCGACATCAACCAGATTGGCGGCGGCGATGTGACGGGTAATCATGTCTATAATCGCTTCAATCCCTCAGCTGGCCTGACCTACAAGATCATGCCATGGCTGACCTTCTACGGCAGCTATGCGGAAGCGAACCGGGCACCGACACAGGCAGAGCTTTCCTGCGTCAATCCGGCGCAATCCTGCAGTCTGGCGAACTTCTTTACCGGTGATCCGGACCTCAAGCAGGTCGTTGCCCATACCTGGGAATCCGGTCTGCGCGGCAGCACGCATCTGACGGCCGATGCAAAGCTGGGCTATAAGCTCGGTCTATTCCACACCAACGTCGATGACGACATTGCGTTCGTCAACAGCGTGACACTGGATCGAGGCTTTTTCCAGAATGTCGGGCAGACGCGGCGTCAAGGTGTCGATTTCCATGTTGACTACACCACCAAGCGCCTGATGGCCTACCTCAACTACTCCTATGTGGATGCGACCTATCAGAGCACCTTCATCGAGGATGGCGGCAGCAATCCCGTGACGGATGCGAATGGCAATATTACCGTCAATCCCGGCAACCGGATGCCCGGCGTGCCGCAGAATACCGTCAAGGTAGGCGTTACATACAACGTGACATCGAAATGGATCGTCGGTGCGGTGGGTATTGGTCAGAGTGGAACCTATCTGTTCGGAGACCCCGCCAATACCAATGCGAAGCTGCCTGCGTTCTTCGTCGTCAATCTGAACACATCCTATCAGATTACGCCGCATGTCCAGCTGTTCGGCGTGATCATGAACGTGACCAATCAGAAATATTACACTTACGGCACGTTCTCACCCACCTCATCTGTCTATCTGTCACAGGCGCCCAACGCGACCAATCCCCGTGCCTACAGCCCGGCCGCACCGATCGGTGGCTATGGCGGCCTAAAGATCACCTTCTGA
- a CDS encoding acetyl-CoA carboxylase carboxyltransferase subunit alpha: MAAKAPAMTRHFLEFEKPIAELEGKIEELRRMSEPDGINIADEVSRLTDKADKLLRTTYAKLTPWQKVQVARHPERPKAKDYITTLISDYTELSGDRAFADDAAIIGGLGRFQGHPVMVLGTEKGTDLETRIKHNFGSPRPEGYRKARRLVELAGRFRLPVLTFVDTAGAYPGVDAEARGQAEAIARSVEALLDSPSPVIATVIGEGGSGGAIALASADRVLMLEHAWYSVISPEACGSILWRDAAQASLAAETMKITADDLLKFGLIDQVVHEPLGGAHRAPDKAIALTGEAIAAQLQPLLGLEAAALKAKRREKFLRMGRDTVTH; encoded by the coding sequence ATGGCTGCTAAAGCCCCTGCTATGACCCGGCATTTCCTTGAATTCGAAAAACCCATCGCGGAGCTCGAGGGCAAGATCGAAGAGCTTCGCCGCATGTCGGAGCCTGACGGCATCAATATTGCCGATGAGGTTTCCCGGCTGACCGACAAGGCTGACAAGCTGCTGCGCACAACGTACGCGAAGCTGACGCCCTGGCAGAAGGTGCAGGTAGCCCGACACCCGGAGCGGCCGAAGGCAAAGGATTACATCACCACGCTGATCAGCGATTATACGGAGCTGTCAGGCGACCGGGCCTTTGCCGATGATGCTGCCATTATCGGTGGTCTGGGCCGTTTTCAGGGCCATCCCGTCATGGTGCTGGGAACGGAGAAAGGCACCGATCTGGAAACCCGGATCAAACATAATTTCGGCTCCCCCCGGCCGGAAGGTTATCGCAAGGCGCGGCGTCTGGTGGAGCTGGCCGGTCGTTTCAGGCTGCCTGTGCTGACATTCGTGGATACGGCGGGTGCCTATCCCGGTGTGGATGCCGAGGCCCGTGGTCAGGCGGAAGCCATCGCACGTTCTGTCGAAGCCCTGCTGGACAGTCCTTCCCCCGTGATTGCGACGGTGATTGGTGAAGGTGGTTCCGGTGGCGCGATTGCGCTGGCCTCGGCGGATCGGGTGCTGATGCTGGAACACGCCTGGTATTCGGTGATTTCACCGGAAGCCTGCGGTTCGATCCTGTGGCGTGATGCGGCTCAGGCTTCTCTCGCGGCGGAGACCATGAAAATCACCGCCGATGATCTGCTGAAATTCGGGCTGATCGATCAGGTCGTGCATGAGCCACTGGGCGGTGCGCATCGTGCACCGGACAAGGCCATTGCCCTGACCGGGGAGGCGATTGCTGCTCAGTTGCAGCCTTTGCTGGGGCTTGAAGCGGCGGCGTTGAAGGCAAAGCGGCGCGAAAAGTTTCTGCGGATGGGGCGCGATACAGTCACGCACTGA